One segment of Campylobacter hominis ATCC BAA-381 DNA contains the following:
- a CDS encoding MlaD family protein, giving the protein MENRNSYTIVGLFVMLIGAFLGIFMWWMLTRTEANETYRSYFIHTKELPVGIKEGADVKFIGVNAGIVKKIDFIDMKNAIIEIELSIKDKLPISKDSIAKVESQGISGISFINITQGSGEIFNENEKKPIISLDKALLDKIGKKAEVISDQVSETIYKINMLLSNQNIDKINKILTNFETFSKKLNDEKLTKNIYTAIDEFIKFQKTMDNSAKKFNNFIDNLNKTQNKISARIDNGDFNIREILNPTLSDAQTTLNEFNKALIEFESALFRLEDNPYEFFFKDTGDTK; this is encoded by the coding sequence ATGGAAAATAGAAATTCTTACACGATAGTCGGACTTTTTGTTATGCTTATAGGGGCGTTTTTGGGTATTTTTATGTGGTGGATGCTCACTAGAACCGAAGCAAACGAAACATACCGCTCATACTTTATCCATACAAAAGAGCTTCCTGTTGGAATCAAAGAAGGAGCCGATGTAAAATTTATCGGAGTAAATGCAGGAATCGTCAAAAAAATAGATTTTATAGATATGAAAAATGCGATAATAGAAATTGAATTATCTATAAAAGATAAACTTCCGATTTCAAAAGACAGTATAGCAAAAGTCGAATCTCAAGGAATAAGCGGAATTTCATTTATAAATATAACGCAAGGAAGCGGCGAAATTTTTAATGAAAATGAAAAAAAACCGATTATTTCTCTTGATAAGGCTCTTTTAGATAAAATCGGCAAAAAAGCGGAAGTAATAAGCGATCAGGTAAGTGAAACGATTTATAAAATAAATATGCTTTTATCAAATCAAAACATTGATAAAATTAATAAAATTTTAACCAATTTTGAAACTTTCAGCAAAAAACTGAATGATGAAAAATTGACAAAAAATATATATACGGCTATTGACGAGTTTATAAAATTTCAAAAAACAATGGACAATTCTGCAAAAAAATTCAATAATTTTATAGACAATCTAAATAAAACACAAAATAAAATTTCAGCTCGTATAGACAACGGTGATTTTAATATCCGCGAAATTTTAAATCCGACTTTAAGCGATGCACAAACGACTTTGAATGAATTTAATAAAGCTTTGATTGAGTTTGAAAGTGCATTATTCAGACTTGAAGACAATCCGTATGAGTTCTTTTTCAAAGATACAGGAGATACGAAATGA
- a CDS encoding ABC transporter ATP-binding protein, which produces MNIINAQNLTTAFGDFIMHDNVSFSVQKGEIYGLLGGSGSGKTTLMKTMIFLKKPSSGTVEIFGENIWALKAEKRLEIQLKCGVMFQFGALFSSMNVIENVGILLREYSKFNENEINDLSLFWLEKVGLKISDAQKMPSELSGGMKKRVAMARALALSPEILFLDEPNSGLDPLSARSLDRLVCELRDTLGVTIVMVTHDIDSIFEILDRFLIIDNHKIIYEGVLAGAKKLKNNPLRELFEMR; this is translated from the coding sequence ATGAATATCATAAACGCGCAAAATCTTACAACAGCTTTTGGCGATTTTATTATGCACGACAATGTAAGTTTCAGCGTGCAAAAAGGCGAAATTTACGGACTTTTGGGCGGAAGCGGAAGCGGCAAAACAACGCTTATGAAAACTATGATTTTTCTTAAAAAACCAAGCAGCGGAACAGTTGAAATTTTCGGAGAAAACATATGGGCTTTAAAAGCCGAAAAAAGACTTGAAATTCAACTGAAATGCGGCGTAATGTTTCAATTCGGAGCACTTTTCAGTTCTATGAATGTTATAGAAAATGTCGGAATTTTACTTAGAGAATATTCAAAATTCAATGAAAACGAGATAAATGATTTATCGCTTTTTTGGCTTGAAAAAGTCGGTCTTAAAATTTCAGATGCACAAAAAATGCCAAGCGAATTAAGCGGCGGTATGAAAAAACGAGTCGCAATGGCAAGAGCGCTTGCTTTAAGTCCGGAAATTTTATTTTTGGACGAACCGAACTCAGGACTTGATCCGCTAAGTGCAAGATCGCTTGACCGCCTTGTTTGCGAACTTAGAGATACTCTTGGAGTTACAATAGTAATGGTTACGCACGATATTGACAGTATTTTTGAAATTTTGGATAGATTTTTGATAATCGATAATCACAAAATAATATATGAAGGTGTTTTAGCAGGCGCCAAAAAGCTTAAAAACAATCCTTTGCGCGAACTTTTTGAAATGAGGTAA